From Streptomyces sp. NBC_00683, one genomic window encodes:
- a CDS encoding GTP-binding protein: MTAVTDQGRDRGQGPEHGGAGGAADGEAGGAGRAEGAEEAAGRRWDDGLIARRAADALQEGVERERPPDDDVRPQVEAYGLPGSPLRPRLDALRELVGLSRARLDGDTLAEAGRVLDEASARQRLSSRHTVVAIAGATGSGKSTLFNALACSQISETGLRRPTTSAPIACSWTDGAAGLLDRLAIPGRLRRRPVQGGTDVDEALQGLVLVDLPDHDSAATGHRDQVDRVLALVDAVIWVVDPEKYADAALHERYLRPLAGHAEITFVVLNQIDRLPGEAADLVLDDLRRLLDEDGMAVGEHGEPGATVMSLSALTGDGVAELRELLGRFVQDRTAAAARLSADVAAAAARLRPVYVAEGRPGLGERTREEFADRLAEAVGAAAAGQAAEREWRRNAGRACGTPWLRLWRWYESTRQLGGLDLMAQALAPPEEELTARQRVEQAVRTLADDAVVGLPAPWAQAVREAAVSGAKGLPEALDELARNAQAGAGAAGRGRAGGGHKGAADHGAAASGARGAGAQGTPGARGTLGGPAGARAPGSGALGSGPLGSGALGSGASGRAVAPAAGALGGRPVRPPRPAWWPAAVLAQASMTLLQIFGGLWLLGQIVGVLEPGLVAPALLMLAGVVGGPLVEWSCAAAARGPARRYGQEAERRLREAASGCGRARVLDPVAAELARYREVRERYVAVTEFSTTGR, from the coding sequence ATGACCGCTGTCACTGACCAGGGCCGGGACCGGGGGCAGGGCCCCGAGCACGGAGGGGCCGGTGGGGCGGCCGACGGCGAGGCCGGTGGAGCCGGGCGCGCCGAAGGAGCGGAGGAGGCGGCGGGCCGGCGCTGGGACGACGGGCTCATCGCACGACGGGCCGCGGACGCCCTGCAGGAGGGCGTCGAGAGGGAGCGTCCGCCGGACGACGACGTACGGCCCCAGGTCGAGGCGTACGGACTGCCGGGCAGCCCTCTGCGCCCGCGACTCGATGCGCTGCGCGAGCTCGTCGGCCTCTCCCGCGCCAGGCTCGACGGAGACACCCTCGCCGAGGCGGGGCGCGTCCTGGACGAGGCATCGGCCCGGCAGCGGCTCTCCTCCCGGCACACGGTCGTCGCCATCGCCGGGGCCACCGGCAGCGGGAAGTCGACCCTCTTCAACGCCCTCGCGTGCTCACAGATCTCCGAAACCGGGCTGCGCAGGCCGACCACGTCCGCGCCGATCGCCTGCAGCTGGACCGACGGAGCCGCCGGGCTGCTGGACCGGCTGGCCATTCCCGGCCGGCTGCGGCGCAGGCCCGTGCAGGGAGGCACGGACGTCGACGAGGCGCTGCAAGGGCTCGTGCTGGTGGACCTGCCCGACCACGACTCGGCCGCGACCGGGCACCGGGACCAGGTGGACCGGGTCCTCGCGCTGGTCGACGCGGTGATCTGGGTCGTCGACCCGGAGAAGTACGCCGACGCGGCCCTCCACGAACGCTATCTGCGACCGCTCGCCGGACACGCGGAGATCACCTTCGTCGTTCTCAACCAGATCGACCGGCTCCCCGGAGAGGCCGCCGACCTGGTCCTGGACGACCTGCGCAGGCTGCTCGACGAGGACGGCATGGCGGTGGGCGAGCACGGCGAACCGGGCGCCACCGTCATGTCCCTGTCCGCGCTCACCGGTGACGGGGTGGCGGAGCTGCGCGAGCTGCTCGGCCGGTTCGTCCAGGACCGTACGGCGGCTGCGGCGCGGCTCTCCGCCGACGTGGCCGCGGCAGCGGCGCGGCTCAGGCCCGTGTACGTCGCCGAGGGGCGGCCCGGACTCGGTGAACGCACGCGTGAGGAATTCGCCGACCGGCTCGCGGAAGCCGTCGGTGCGGCAGCCGCGGGACAGGCCGCGGAGCGCGAGTGGCGCAGGAACGCGGGACGGGCCTGCGGGACGCCGTGGCTGCGGCTGTGGCGCTGGTACGAATCCACCCGGCAGCTCGGCGGCCTGGACCTGATGGCGCAGGCGCTCGCGCCGCCGGAGGAGGAACTCACCGCCCGGCAGCGCGTGGAGCAGGCCGTACGCACGCTGGCGGACGACGCGGTCGTCGGGCTGCCCGCGCCCTGGGCCCAGGCCGTGCGCGAGGCGGCGGTGAGCGGGGCGAAGGGGCTGCCTGAGGCGCTGGACGAGCTCGCACGGAACGCTCAGGCCGGGGCGGGAGCGGCCGGCCGGGGGCGTGCGGGCGGCGGGCACAAAGGTGCCGCGGATCACGGCGCGGCTGCCTCGGGCGCGAGGGGTGCGGGTGCGCAGGGAACACCGGGGGCGCGGGGGACGCTCGGCGGGCCGGCCGGGGCGAGGGCTCCGGGCTCAGGGGCCCTCGGCTCAGGACCTCTTGGCTCCGGCGCTCTCGGTTCCGGGGCTTCGGGCAGGGCCGTCGCTCCTGCCGCGGGGGCGCTCGGCGGCCGGCCCGTCAGGCCTCCGCGACCCGCGTGGTGGCCCGCAGCGGTGCTCGCGCAGGCGTCGATGACGCTGCTTCAGATCTTCGGTGGACTGTGGCTGCTCGGCCAGATCGTCGGCGTACTCGAACCGGGCCTGGTCGCACCCGCGCTGCTCATGCTGGCCGGGGTCGTCGGCGGACCGCTCGTGGAGTGGTCCTGCGCGGCTGCCGCACGGGGCCCCGCGCGACGGTACGGGCAGGAGGCCGAAAGGCGTCTGCGCGAGGCCGCGTCCGGATGCGGCCGGGCCAGGGTCCTGGACCCCGTCGCGGCGGAACTGGCGCGCTATCGCGAGGTGCGCGAGCGGTACGTGGCGGTGACGGAGTTTTCCACAACCGGCCGGTAG
- a CDS encoding single-stranded DNA-binding protein, with translation MNETLVTLVGNAATAVEFRETATGGMARFRMAATPRRWDREKQHWADGHTSFYTVWAWRTLASNLAGSVSVGEPLVVHGRLKVREEERDGAWKTSVDIEAVAVGHDLTRGTAAFRRVVRGEPSLTARRPRPPGSSDRGEADSREAGSSEAGSSEAGSAAASRGAAGRGGASTGGASGGAAGWAPEESAPRQKQATEMVSVS, from the coding sequence ATGAACGAGACCTTGGTGACGCTGGTGGGAAATGCCGCGACCGCAGTGGAGTTCCGGGAGACGGCCACCGGGGGAATGGCGCGATTCCGGATGGCGGCGACTCCGCGTCGATGGGACCGCGAGAAGCAGCACTGGGCGGACGGGCACACCAGCTTCTACACGGTGTGGGCATGGCGGACGCTGGCATCGAATCTGGCCGGTTCCGTTTCCGTCGGAGAACCCCTCGTCGTGCACGGTCGTCTGAAGGTGCGTGAGGAGGAACGGGATGGGGCCTGGAAGACGTCCGTGGACATCGAGGCCGTGGCGGTGGGACACGACCTGACCCGCGGGACGGCGGCGTTCCGGCGGGTGGTGAGGGGTGAGCCCTCGTTGACGGCCCGTCGGCCGCGTCCACCGGGGAGCTCGGACAGAGGCGAGGCGGACAGCAGGGAGGCCGGCAGCAGCGAGGCCGGCAGCAGCGAGGCCGGCAGTGCTGCGGCGAGCAGGGGTGCCGCAGGCAGGGGCGGGGCAAGTACGGGCGGGGCGAGCGGCGGCGCGGCAGGCTGGGCCCCGGAAGAATCGGCGCCTCGTCAGAAACAGGCCACGGAGATGGTGTCGGTGTCCTGA
- a CDS encoding Cys-Gln thioester bond-forming surface protein yields the protein MASGLVAAGTLAGATTAAAEETGQHQGGATAVLDGLKTFDRALLHTGGEGGKERTTQELPAGLFEMTVDGGGRLKTYCIDIHNPTQDQAKYLETPWIQTSLGANKNAGKIRWILQHSYPQVDDLAVLAEKAGTGPLTERTAAAGTQVAIWRYSDDAEVEAADKQAEKLADWLEDEAVNMAEPKASLALDPAAVSGRAGGRLGPVTVRTDAGQVSVAPPADAAASGITVTDKDGKPITEAVDGTGLYFDIPEDAADGSASLTVQATTSVPVGRAFAGVTRSQTQILAGSSESTVSATATATWAETGAVPALTAKKNCAKGGVDITAANKGDAPFTFELAGFQHTIEAGATRTVTIPVAEDQAYDFTITGPGGFRKNFKGVLDCATSGSTVTGDGVGTQSAKQPVPASTGTSSTGIEGDLAETGGSSATPLIAGIAIGLVVLGGGAVFLLRKKKPAGEGDDGGNAG from the coding sequence ATGGCTTCCGGTCTCGTCGCGGCCGGCACCCTCGCCGGTGCGACGACGGCGGCAGCGGAGGAGACAGGTCAGCACCAGGGGGGCGCGACCGCCGTTCTGGACGGGCTGAAGACCTTCGACCGTGCGCTGCTCCACACCGGCGGCGAAGGCGGCAAGGAGCGCACGACACAGGAGCTTCCCGCAGGCCTGTTCGAGATGACCGTCGACGGCGGCGGCAGGCTCAAGACCTACTGCATCGACATCCACAACCCCACCCAGGACCAGGCCAAGTACCTCGAGACCCCCTGGATCCAGACCTCGCTCGGCGCCAACAAGAACGCCGGGAAGATCCGCTGGATCCTGCAGCACTCCTACCCCCAGGTCGACGACCTCGCGGTGCTCGCCGAGAAGGCCGGCACGGGGCCGCTCACCGAGCGGACCGCTGCCGCGGGCACCCAGGTCGCCATCTGGCGCTACTCGGACGACGCCGAGGTCGAGGCGGCCGACAAGCAGGCAGAGAAGCTCGCCGACTGGCTGGAGGACGAGGCCGTCAACATGGCGGAGCCCAAGGCATCCCTCGCGCTCGACCCGGCCGCGGTCTCCGGACGGGCCGGTGGGCGTCTCGGCCCGGTCACCGTCCGCACCGACGCGGGCCAGGTCTCCGTCGCGCCGCCCGCCGACGCCGCGGCCAGCGGGATCACCGTCACCGACAAGGACGGCAAGCCCATAACGGAGGCGGTCGACGGCACCGGCCTGTACTTCGACATCCCCGAGGACGCCGCGGACGGCTCCGCCTCGCTGACCGTCCAGGCGACCACCTCCGTGCCCGTCGGCCGGGCGTTCGCCGGGGTCACCAGGAGCCAGACGCAGATCCTGGCCGGCTCCAGCGAGTCCACGGTCTCCGCGACGGCGACCGCCACCTGGGCCGAGACGGGCGCCGTACCCGCTCTCACGGCGAAGAAGAACTGCGCCAAGGGCGGCGTGGACATCACCGCGGCCAACAAGGGGGACGCCCCGTTCACCTTCGAGCTCGCCGGCTTCCAGCACACCATCGAAGCGGGAGCCACCAGGACGGTGACCATCCCGGTCGCCGAGGACCAGGCGTACGACTTCACCATCACCGGGCCCGGCGGCTTCCGCAAGAACTTCAAGGGCGTCCTGGACTGCGCCACCTCGGGCAGCACCGTGACGGGTGACGGCGTGGGGACGCAGAGCGCCAAGCAGCCCGTGCCCGCCTCGACCGGCACCAGCTCCACCGGCATCGAGGGCGACCTCGCCGAGACGGGCGGGTCCAGTGCGACGCCGCTCATCGCGGGCATCGCCATCGGCCTCGTCGTCCTCGGCGGCGGTGCGGTCTTCCTGCTCCGCAAGAAGAAGCCGGCCGGCGAAGGCGATGACGGCGGAAACGCCGGGTGA
- the ettA gene encoding energy-dependent translational throttle protein EttA yields the protein MAEFIYTMRKTRKAHGDKVILDDVTLNFLPGAKIGVVGPNGAGKSTVLKIMAGLEQPSNGEAYITPGFSVGILMQEPKLDESKTVLENVQDGAAEIMGKLKRFNEVAELMATDYSDALMDEMGKLQEDLDHANAWDLDAQLEQAMDALGCPPGDWPVNNLSGGEKRRVALCKLLIEAPDLLLLDEPTNHLDAESVNWLEQHLSKYPGAVVAVTHDRYFLNNVAEWILELDRGRAIPYEGNYSTYLERKATRLKVEGRKDEKRQKRLKEELEWVRSNAKGRQTKSKARLARYEEMAAEADKMRKLDFEEIQIPPGPRLGSIVVEVENLSKAFGDKVLIDDLSFTLPRNGIVGIIGPNGAGKTTLFKMIQGLETPDSGAIKVGDTVKISYVDQSRANIDPKKTLWAVVSDELDYINVGQVEMPSRAYVSAFGFKGPDQQKPAGVLSGGERNRLNLALTLKEGGNLLLLDEPTNDLDVETLSSLENALLEFPGAAVVISHDRWFLDRVATHILAYEGDSKWYWFEGNFESYEKNKIERLGADAARPHRATYKKLTRG from the coding sequence TTGGCTGAGTTCATCTACACCATGCGCAAGACGCGCAAGGCGCACGGCGACAAGGTGATTCTCGATGACGTCACCCTGAACTTCCTGCCCGGCGCGAAGATCGGTGTCGTGGGACCCAACGGCGCCGGTAAGTCCACGGTGCTGAAGATCATGGCGGGCCTCGAGCAGCCGTCCAACGGCGAGGCGTACATCACGCCCGGTTTCAGCGTCGGCATCCTCATGCAGGAGCCGAAGCTCGACGAGTCGAAGACCGTCCTGGAGAACGTCCAGGACGGCGCCGCCGAGATCATGGGCAAGCTCAAGCGCTTCAACGAGGTCGCCGAGCTCATGGCGACCGACTACTCCGACGCGCTCATGGACGAGATGGGCAAGCTCCAGGAGGACCTGGACCACGCCAACGCGTGGGACCTGGACGCCCAGCTGGAGCAGGCCATGGACGCCCTGGGCTGCCCGCCCGGCGACTGGCCCGTCAACAACCTCTCCGGCGGCGAGAAGCGCCGTGTGGCGCTCTGCAAGCTGCTGATCGAGGCCCCGGACCTGCTCCTCCTCGACGAGCCCACCAACCACCTCGACGCCGAGTCGGTGAACTGGCTGGAGCAGCACCTGTCGAAGTACCCGGGCGCCGTCGTGGCCGTCACCCACGACCGGTACTTCCTGAACAACGTCGCCGAGTGGATCCTCGAACTCGACCGCGGCCGCGCGATCCCCTACGAGGGCAACTACTCCACGTACCTGGAGCGCAAGGCCACGCGCCTCAAGGTCGAGGGCCGCAAGGACGAGAAGCGCCAGAAGCGGCTCAAGGAAGAGCTCGAGTGGGTCCGCTCCAACGCCAAGGGCCGGCAGACCAAGTCCAAGGCGCGCCTCGCCCGTTACGAGGAGATGGCGGCCGAGGCGGACAAGATGCGGAAGCTGGACTTCGAGGAGATCCAGATCCCGCCGGGCCCGCGTCTCGGTTCCATCGTCGTCGAGGTCGAGAACCTCTCGAAGGCCTTCGGCGACAAGGTCCTCATCGACGACCTGTCCTTCACGCTGCCGCGCAACGGCATCGTCGGCATCATCGGCCCGAACGGTGCGGGCAAGACCACGCTGTTCAAGATGATCCAGGGCCTGGAGACGCCGGACTCCGGCGCCATCAAGGTCGGCGACACGGTCAAGATCTCCTACGTCGACCAGTCCCGCGCCAACATCGACCCGAAGAAGACCCTCTGGGCCGTCGTGTCGGACGAGCTGGACTACATCAACGTCGGCCAGGTCGAGATGCCCTCGCGGGCGTACGTCTCCGCGTTCGGCTTCAAGGGCCCGGACCAGCAGAAGCCGGCCGGTGTCCTGTCCGGTGGTGAGCGCAACCGCCTCAACCTGGCGCTGACGCTCAAGGAGGGCGGCAACCTGCTGCTCCTCGACGAGCCCACCAACGACCTCGACGTCGAGACCCTGTCCTCGCTCGAGAACGCGCTGCTGGAGTTCCCCGGTGCGGCCGTGGTCATCTCCCACGACCGCTGGTTCCTGGACCGCGTCGCCACGCACATCCTGGCGTACGAGGGCGACTCCAAGTGGTACTGGTTCGAGGGCAACTTCGAGTCGTACGAGAAGAACAAGATCGAGCGCCTGGGTGCGGACGCGGCCCGTCCGCACCGTGCCACGTACAAGAAGCTCACGCGAGGCTGA
- a CDS encoding acyl-CoA thioesterase produces the protein MARHIYSCPLRWSDMDAFGHVNNVVFLRYLEEARIDFMFRLAPGDGSPSFAGGSVVARHEIDYVRPLVHRHAPVTVESWVTKIGAASLTIAYEIKDPEQVYVRASTIVVPYNLVEERPRRITAEEKLFLQEYLDQEPAAA, from the coding sequence GTGGCTCGTCATATCTACAGCTGCCCGCTGCGCTGGTCGGACATGGATGCCTTCGGCCACGTGAACAACGTGGTCTTCCTCCGCTACCTGGAGGAGGCGCGCATCGACTTCATGTTCCGGCTGGCGCCGGGGGACGGTTCGCCGTCCTTCGCCGGCGGGTCCGTCGTGGCACGGCACGAGATCGACTACGTGCGGCCGCTGGTCCACCGGCACGCGCCGGTGACCGTCGAGTCGTGGGTGACGAAGATCGGTGCCGCGTCGCTGACGATCGCCTACGAGATCAAGGACCCCGAACAGGTCTACGTACGGGCGTCGACGATAGTCGTGCCCTACAACCTGGTGGAGGAGCGGCCCCGGCGGATCACTGCCGAGGAGAAGCTCTTCCTGCAGGAATACCTCGATCAGGAGCCTGCCGCCGCATGA
- a CDS encoding ABC transporter ATP-binding protein — translation MTSSTETTLAELEQRASARRDRPSYGHDALIACDRLVRIFSADGVEVQALQGLDLLVTEGELMALVGASGSGKSTLMNILAGLDVPTAGSAKVAGCDLLAMGSKERLRYRRDVVGFVWQQTSRNLLSYLTAVQNITLPMQLRGGGRNRERAARAESLLQMLDVADCRDRRPAQMSGGQQQRVAIAVALANNPSVLLADEPTGELDSATGEQVFAAFRRANEELGTTIVIVTHDLAVAGEVRRTVAIRDGRTSSEVLRRTEVDAATGQESQVAREYAMLDRAGRLQLPADYTEALGMEHRVMLELEQDHIGVWPDDPKDTPAK, via the coding sequence ATGACGTCGTCGACAGAGACCACCTTGGCGGAGCTCGAACAGCGGGCCTCCGCCCGCCGCGACCGTCCTTCGTACGGGCATGACGCGCTGATCGCGTGCGACCGGCTGGTGCGCATCTTCTCCGCGGACGGGGTGGAGGTGCAGGCCCTGCAGGGGCTCGATCTGCTCGTCACCGAGGGCGAGTTGATGGCACTGGTGGGCGCTTCGGGCAGCGGGAAGTCCACCCTGATGAACATCCTGGCGGGCCTCGACGTGCCCACTGCCGGGTCGGCGAAGGTGGCGGGCTGCGATCTGCTGGCGATGGGGTCGAAGGAGCGCCTGCGCTACCGCCGCGACGTGGTCGGTTTCGTCTGGCAGCAGACCTCCCGCAATCTGCTGTCGTATCTGACCGCCGTTCAGAACATCACCCTTCCGATGCAACTGCGCGGCGGCGGCCGGAACCGTGAACGGGCCGCGCGTGCCGAGTCGTTGCTGCAGATGCTCGATGTCGCGGACTGCCGCGACCGGCGCCCGGCGCAGATGTCCGGGGGCCAGCAGCAGCGGGTGGCGATCGCGGTGGCCCTGGCCAACAACCCGTCGGTGCTGCTGGCCGACGAGCCGACCGGTGAGCTGGACTCGGCCACCGGTGAGCAGGTGTTCGCGGCGTTCCGCCGGGCCAACGAGGAGCTCGGCACCACGATCGTGATCGTCACCCATGACCTGGCGGTGGCGGGCGAGGTACGCCGCACGGTGGCGATCCGTGACGGCCGTACGTCCTCCGAGGTGCTGCGGCGCACGGAGGTCGACGCGGCTACGGGCCAGGAGTCGCAGGTGGCGCGGGAGTACGCGATGCTCGACCGGGCGGGCCGGCTGCAGCTGCCCGCCGACTACACCGAGGCGCTGGGTATGGAGCACCGGGTGATGCTGGAGCTGGAGCAGGACCACATCGGGGTGTGGCCGGACGACCCGAAGGACACACCGGCGAAGTAG
- a CDS encoding FtsX-like permease family protein translates to MTADKISAACAPWVRTRLRTAPGISAALAVLVFLTAFLAAAFPRSVDAYEAKALRHDVSTASPGQSVLEVTTPPPSLADPRPAREQALREETLAAIDRALVKGLPAPVRADLPLSSYGVHTAKPIVADEEWLPRPNAMPPQLHYAVPSALGDHSRLTAGRWPVSRGEVTTGTREVEAAVTEETAAELKMKPGSTITVPTQGGKALTVRVTGLVTPLHPKSGYWSVDPLYRAPSLVADPGSPTPVFYWTATLLLAPDTGPALLDTSGEPELYWRIAPDPSGLTANEVPRLRDAVASLENGPELLKLRALAGPNTTLTTDLDAILDAYTSMRAAISPVVTVAAVGIGAVAAVVLLMTGGLIGARRHGELALLRSRGGSLRGIGGRLLAETAVSVLPAAALGLLLAVLVIGEARWWPPVVGAASVAVLVCVALPLRTTLYHRRPLLHGAREDVVNAKPSRRRTVAELTLLVLAIGAVAALRRRGTATGSDADLLVSSAPVLVGLIAALVLVRLYPLPLRLAARPVARLRGAVGFLSLARAGRTGASGTLPLLALLIALTTAAFGGSVLAGVADARDAAALRAVGADARISGENVGLTAVPDSLVRSVRAMDGVEDVAAVRIEYSVPLAADLDVRGDTERATLLGVEPGSYARLARETGQPALPVGLLKAGRGQDEVLPAIASPEVAKLLGDEPHTIRSEGGDITVRVAAVRPRTSAVTDSGFLIVDSAGLPARQPTTLMVTGPGADGEELRAAAQGAGQFTVRLRSEEREAFVDTPMQSGAERIYGAAVAAGAGYALLAVLLSLLQTAPERRTLLARLRTMGLTTRQGRRLLAFEAMPQALLAAFGGLLVGWTTIELLAPGVDLAALALAGGESGSPNTASLRADLWSLAVPALGVVVLAAAVAGVQAWWASRRGSIKELRAGDTR, encoded by the coding sequence ATGACCGCCGACAAGATCTCGGCCGCCTGCGCCCCGTGGGTCCGTACGCGGCTGCGTACCGCTCCAGGGATCAGCGCCGCCCTCGCGGTCCTGGTGTTCCTGACGGCGTTCCTCGCCGCCGCGTTCCCGCGTTCCGTGGACGCGTACGAGGCGAAGGCGCTGCGCCATGACGTCTCGACCGCGTCGCCGGGCCAGAGCGTGCTCGAAGTGACCACACCCCCGCCCTCGCTCGCGGACCCGCGACCGGCGCGTGAGCAGGCCCTGCGCGAGGAGACCCTGGCCGCGATCGACCGTGCGCTCGTGAAGGGGCTTCCCGCACCCGTACGGGCCGATCTGCCGCTCTCCTCCTACGGGGTGCACACGGCGAAGCCGATCGTCGCGGACGAGGAGTGGCTGCCCCGCCCCAACGCGATGCCGCCGCAGCTGCACTACGCCGTCCCGTCGGCGCTCGGCGATCACAGCAGGCTGACCGCGGGCCGCTGGCCGGTCTCGCGCGGCGAGGTGACCACCGGCACCCGTGAGGTGGAGGCGGCCGTCACCGAGGAGACCGCGGCGGAGCTGAAGATGAAGCCGGGCTCCACGATCACGGTGCCCACCCAGGGTGGGAAGGCGCTGACCGTACGCGTCACGGGCCTCGTGACCCCGTTGCATCCGAAGAGCGGCTACTGGTCGGTCGACCCCCTCTACCGCGCCCCGTCGCTGGTCGCGGACCCGGGTTCGCCGACGCCGGTCTTCTACTGGACGGCGACGCTGCTCCTTGCTCCCGACACCGGGCCGGCCCTGCTGGACACGTCGGGCGAGCCGGAGCTGTACTGGCGCATCGCTCCGGACCCCTCCGGCCTGACCGCGAACGAGGTCCCCCGGCTGCGGGACGCCGTCGCCTCGTTGGAGAACGGCCCGGAGCTGCTGAAACTGCGCGCGCTGGCGGGGCCCAACACGACGCTCACCACGGATCTGGACGCCATTCTCGACGCCTACACGTCGATGCGTGCGGCGATCAGCCCCGTCGTCACGGTCGCGGCCGTGGGGATCGGAGCGGTGGCCGCCGTGGTCCTGCTGATGACGGGCGGGCTCATCGGCGCCCGCCGCCACGGCGAACTCGCCCTGCTGCGCTCCCGGGGCGGCTCGCTGCGGGGCATCGGCGGACGGCTGCTGGCCGAGACGGCGGTGTCCGTCCTGCCCGCGGCGGCGCTCGGGCTGCTGCTGGCCGTCCTCGTCATCGGCGAGGCCCGGTGGTGGCCCCCCGTCGTCGGTGCCGCCTCGGTCGCCGTACTGGTCTGCGTGGCGCTGCCGCTCCGCACGACGCTGTACCACCGCAGGCCGCTGCTGCACGGCGCCCGCGAGGACGTCGTGAACGCGAAGCCGTCCCGGCGGCGCACGGTCGCCGAACTGACCCTGCTCGTCCTGGCGATCGGCGCGGTCGCCGCCCTGCGCCGTCGGGGTACGGCAACGGGCTCGGACGCCGATCTCCTGGTCAGCTCGGCCCCCGTGCTGGTGGGGCTGATCGCCGCTCTCGTTCTCGTACGGCTCTATCCGCTGCCGCTGCGGCTGGCGGCCCGTCCCGTCGCGCGGCTGCGCGGAGCGGTCGGCTTCCTGTCGCTGGCCAGGGCGGGCCGGACCGGCGCGAGCGGCACGCTGCCGCTGCTGGCCCTGCTGATCGCGCTGACGACGGCGGCCTTCGGCGGCTCGGTGCTGGCCGGGGTCGCCGACGCCCGCGACGCGGCGGCGCTGCGCGCGGTCGGCGCCGACGCCCGGATCAGCGGCGAGAACGTCGGGCTGACGGCGGTCCCGGACAGCCTGGTCCGCTCGGTGCGGGCCATGGACGGTGTCGAGGACGTGGCGGCCGTACGCATCGAGTACAGCGTTCCGCTGGCCGCCGACCTGGACGTCAGGGGGGACACCGAGCGGGCGACCCTGCTGGGTGTGGAGCCGGGTTCGTACGCCCGGCTGGCCCGGGAAACGGGTCAGCCCGCCTTGCCCGTCGGCCTGCTGAAGGCCGGCCGGGGACAGGACGAGGTGCTGCCGGCGATCGCTTCCCCCGAGGTGGCGAAGCTGCTCGGCGACGAGCCGCACACGATCCGGTCGGAGGGCGGGGACATCACGGTGCGGGTCGCCGCCGTCCGCCCGCGCACGTCCGCGGTGACCGATTCCGGCTTCCTGATCGTCGACTCCGCCGGGCTCCCGGCACGGCAGCCCACGACGCTGATGGTCACGGGCCCGGGGGCGGACGGCGAGGAGCTGCGGGCCGCCGCGCAGGGCGCGGGCCAGTTCACCGTCCGGCTGCGGTCGGAGGAGCGCGAGGCGTTCGTCGACACCCCGATGCAGTCGGGCGCCGAGCGGATCTACGGGGCGGCTGTCGCGGCGGGCGCCGGATACGCGCTGCTCGCCGTGCTCCTCTCCCTGCTGCAGACCGCGCCGGAGCGCAGGACGCTGCTGGCCCGGCTACGCACCATGGGGCTCACCACCCGGCAGGGCCGGCGGCTGCTCGCGTTCGAGGCCATGCCGCAGGCGCTGCTGGCCGCGTTCGGCGGACTCCTCGTCGGCTGGACGACCATCGAACTGCTGGCACCCGGTGTCGACCTGGCCGCGCTGGCGCTGGCGGGCGGGGAATCCGGATCACCGAACACCGCTTCACTGCGGGCCGACCTCTGGTCGCTGGCCGTTCCGGCACTGGGGGTGGTCGTCCTCGCCGCAGCCGTGGCCGGCGTCCAGGCCTGGTGGGCGAGCCGCCGTGGATCGATCAAGGAACTCAGGGCAGGAGACACCCGATGA